A stretch of Lathyrus oleraceus cultivar Zhongwan6 chromosome 6, CAAS_Psat_ZW6_1.0, whole genome shotgun sequence DNA encodes these proteins:
- the LOC127094738 gene encoding uncharacterized protein LOC127094738: MDRSWMQKNRLSEEYKKGVLEFLKFAETNLPESNGRFHCPCAKCVNIAPLEAHIVWEHLGVNGICQNYTKWIWHGELSDAPKASPKEEFDVEMGDRLEDMIRDIGQDSFQRANIHDTLCNDSKIPLYPNCKNFTRLSAMLRLFNLKAINSWTDKSFTQLLELLKEMLPEENMLPNRAYEAKKILCPMGIEYKKIHACPNDCILYWKDNEEKEKCPKCMTSRYKKKSDDEGCDVTTKGPPAKVLWYLPIIPRFKRLFGNLNDAKNIRWHAEERKCDGKIRHPADSLQWKKVDTLFPDFGIEPRNLRLGLSTDGMNPYGSLSSNHSSWPVLLIIYNLSPWLCMKRKHVMLSMMISGPKQPGNDIDVYLSPLIDDLRKLWDEGIDVFDSFSNETFKLRAMLFCTINDFPAYGNLSGYKVKGHKACPICEKDTCYHQLEKGKKTVYLGHRRFLNHNHPYRRLKKAFNGYQEYKVTPKALTGEEVYHRVRNISVSFGEKQKKITSNNIWKKSSVFFDLPYWSSLDVRHCIDVMHVEKNVCDSVIGTLLNIQGKTKDGLNSRLDMVKMKIREELAPQPRGNKTYLPPACHTLSKEEKRKCCQCLQGVKVPNGYSSNVKSLVSIQDLKLIGLKSHDCHILMQQLLPVAIRGILPKNVRHAITRLCLFFNDICNKVIDPDKLDEMENESIIILCQLEMFFPPSFFDIMVHLIVHLVREIRLCGPVYLRWMYPFERYMKILKGYVKNYYRPEASIVERYITEEAIEFCTDYLSDAKPVGLPKSRHDGRCDGKGTRLKVKHMGEGEVFQAHLYILNNTDEVHPYLSTHQTIVKAKNPRMTEKWVLKEHNRTFSKWFKTKIMNDDNASDTLKFLAYEPSFNVLCWSGYDINKFSFCTKSQDDKSTMQNSGVMITASSMHFSSSKDKNPVLASTTYFGVIEEIWELNYVKFKVPIFKCKWVNSNNGVQTDELGFTLVDLDNVGYKDEPFIMAAQAVQVFYVKDPSNTRWSVVLQRRNMNYSDENEDSTLDIDHNTSFSTQRPYFNDENEVDDVYAIRYDHQEGILEDNNK; this comes from the coding sequence ATGGATCGTAGTTGGATGCAAAAAAATCGCCTATCCGAGGAGTATAAGAAAGGAGTGTTAGAGTTTTTGAAATTTGCTGAAACTAATCTTCCTGAAAGTAATGGAAGATTTCACTGTCCTTGTGCTAAGTGTGTAAATATTGCACCTTTAGAGGCTCACATCGTATGGGAACACTTAGGAGTTAACGGGATTTGTCAAAATTATACAAAGTGGATATGGCATGGTGAATTGTCTGACGCGCCAAAGGCCTCTCCTAAAGAAGAGTTTGATGTAGAGATGGGTGATCGTCTAGAAGATATGATCCGTGATATTGGACAAGACTCTTTTCAACGGGCAAATATACATGATACTCTTTGCAATGACAGTAAAATCCCTTTGTATCCAAATTGTAAAAACTTCACACGACTGTCGGCTATGCTAAGATTGTTCAATTTGAAGGCGATTAATAGTTGGACAGATAAAAGCTTCACACAATTGTTAGAGTTGTTGAAGGAAATGTTACCGGAAGAAAACATGTTGCCGAACCGGGCCTATGAGGCAAAAAAGATATTATGTCCAATGGGTATAGAATATAAGAAAATACACGCATGCCCTAATGACTGCATATTGTATTGGAAAGATAATGAAGAGAAAGAAAAATGTCCCAAGTGCATGACATCACGCTATAAGAAGAAGAGTGATGATGAAGGTTGTGATGTGACCACAAAGGGTCCTCCAGCAAAGGTGTTATGGTACCTTCCAATTATTCCAAGGTTTAAGCGATTGTTTGGTAATTTAAATGATGCGAAGAATATTAGATGGCATGCAGAAGAAAGGAAGTGTGATGGAAAAATTCGGCATCCAGCCGACTCTTTGCAATGGAAGAAGGTTGATACTTTATTTCCAGACTTTGGCATTGAACCAAGAAACCTTAGGCTTGGACTTTCTACTGATGGAATGAATCCATATGGTAGTTTAAGTAGTAACCATAGTTCATGGCCCGTTCTCTTGATTATCTATAATTTATCTCCTTGGTTGTGCATGAAGAGGAAACATGTTATGTTATCTATGATGATTTCTGGACCAAAACAACCAGGAAATGACATAGATGTTTATCTAAGCCCGTTGATTGATGACTTAAGAAAGTTGTGGGATGAAGGAATTGATGTATTTGATAGTTTTTCAAATGAAACTTTCAAATTGCGGGCTATGTTATTTTGCACCATCAATGACTTTCCAGCTTATGGTAACTTGTCTGGTTATAAAGTTAAGGGGCATAAAGCATGCCCTATATGTGAAAAAGATACATGCTACCATCAATTAGAGAAAGGAAAAAAGACTGTTTACCTTGGACACCGAAGATTTCTTAATCATAATCACCCATATCGAAGATTGAAAAAGGCTTTTAATGGATATCAGGAGTATAAAGTTACCCCAAAGGCCTTAACTGGAGAAGAAGTCTATCATCGGGTGAGGAACATAAGTGTTAGTTTTGGAGAAAAACAAAAAAAGATTACAAGTAATAATATATGGAAGAAGAGTTCAGTGTTCTTTGACCTTCCATATTGGTCCAGTCTTGATGTAAGACATTGTATTGATGTAATGCATGTGGAAAAAAATGTGTGTGATAGTGTAATCGGAACACTTCTTAATATTCAAGGTAAGACCAAAGATGGTTTAAATTCTCGTTTAGATATGGTTAAGATGAAAATAAGAGAGGAGTTAGCTCCTCAACCAAGAGGTAACAAAACCTATTTGCCACCGGCGTGTCATACATTGTCAAAAGAAGAGAAAAGAAAATGTTGCCAGTGTCTACAAGGTGTGAAAGTGCCAAATGGATACTCCTCAAATGTCAAAAGTCTCGTGTCAATACAAGATCTCAAACTAATTGGTTTAAAATCTCACGATTGCCACATTTTGATGCAACAACTACTACCTGTGGCTATTCGTGGCATCTTGCCAAAAAATGTCCGACATGCCATAACTAGATTGTGCTTATTCTTTAATGATATTTGTAACAAAGTGATTGACCCTGATAAATTGGACGAGATGGAAAACGAGTCAATTATTATCTTATGTCAGTTGGAGATGTtttttcctccttcattttttGACATCATGGTTCACTTGATTGTTCATCTAGTTAGAGAGATTAGATTGTGTGGTCCTGTTTATTTAAGGTGGATGTATCCTTTTGAACGATACATGAAGATATTGAAAGGCTATGTGAAGAATTATTATCGTCCTGAAGCATCTATTGTTGAAAGGTACATCACAGAAGAAGCCATTGAATTTTGTACAGACTATTTGTCAGATGCAAAACCTGTAGGACTACCCAAGTCTCGTCATGATGGAAGATGTGACGGTAAGGGTACACGTCTAAAGGTTAAGCATATGGGCGAAGGGGAAGTTTTTCAAGCACATTTGTATATATTGAATAACACTGACGAGGTTCATCCATACTTGAGTACACATCAAACCATTGTCAAAGCTAAAAACCCTCGTATGACTGAAAAATGGGTGTTGAAAGAGCATAACAGAACATTCTCAAAATGGTTTAAAACCAAGATTATGAATGATGATAATGCTTCTGATACATTAAAGTTTCTAGCATACGAGCCTAGCTTTAATGTTTTATGTTGGAGTGGGTACGATATAAATAAGTTTTCTTTTTGTACAAAATCACAGGATGACAAGAGTACCATGCAAAATAGTGGGGTAATGATAACAGCTTCTTCAATGCACTTTTCTAGTTCAAAGGATAAAAACCCTGTCTTGGCATCCACAACTTACTTTGGCGTTATAGAAGAGATATGGGAGCTCAATTATGTTAAGTTTAAAGTTCCTATTTTTAAATGTAAATGGGTTAATAGTAACAATGGTGTGCAAACTGATGAATTAGGATTTACATTGGTGGACCTTGATAACGTAGGATATAAGGATGAACCTTTTATCATGGCAGCTCAAGCAGTACAAGTATTTTATGTAAAGGATCCCTCGAACACTAGGTGGTCTGTTGTCCTCCAAAGAAGAAACATGAATTATAGTGATGAAAATGAAGATTCAACTCTAGACATTGATCACAATACTTCTTTTTCAACACAAAGGCCTTATTTTAATGATGAAAATGAAGTTGATGATGTTTATGCCATTCGTTATGATCATCAAGAAGGGATTTTGGAGGATAATAACAAATAA
- the LOC127093190 gene encoding uncharacterized protein LOC127093190 — translation MDKPSSSSPKKKKTRGVTALLRFIAKLPDGEKYQIDFDPDTFQPIGQYAAKFKSYLSFIARSKVSINEKQWKKISDKLKDVIWDDITCKFTCPTDKEFRKHWFVYMGERLKQFKTLLSNVYIFGKGDKHGNTTPFEKYKFIKEEDWDLFV, via the exons ATGGATAAACCATCTAGCTCTTCACCAAAAAAAAAGAAGACTAGAGGTGTCACAGCATTGCTACGTTTCATTGCCAAACTTCCTGATGGTGAAAAATACCAAATTGATTTTGATCCTGATACCTTCCAACCCATTGGTCAGTATGCTGCAAAGTTTAAAAGTTATTTGTCATTCATTGCACGTAGCAAGGTTAGTATAAATGAAAAGCAATGGAAAAAGATAAGCGATAAGTTGAAGGACGTGATATGGGACGATATCACG TGTAAGTTCACTTGCCCCACTGATAAAGAATTTAGGAAGCATTGGTTTGTTTATATGGGGGAACGATTGAAGCAATTTAAGACATTGCTCTCAAATGTCTATATATTTGGGAAAGGAGATAAGCATGGAAATACAACTCCATTTGAAAAGTATAAATTTATCAAAGAAGAAGATTGGGATTTGTTTGTCTAG